A single Danio rerio strain Tuebingen ecotype United States chromosome 17, GRCz12tu, whole genome shotgun sequence DNA region contains:
- the dph6 gene encoding diphthine--ammonia ligase isoform X6, translating to MRVVGLISGGKDSCFNMLQCVSAGHSIVALANLRPADHAASDELDSYMYQTVGHQAVDLIAEAMGLPLYRRTIEGSSVHIDREYSPTDGDEVEDLYQLLKHVKEEMHVDGVSVGAILSDYQRVRVENVCARLQLQPLAYLWRRDQAALLSEMISSGLHAILIKVAAFGLHPDKHLGKSLAEMELYLHELSEKYGVHICGEGGEYETFTLDCPLFKKKIIIDATETVIHSDDAFAPVGFLRFTKMHTEDKTETKTWSVPIEHQRHSLPEYCC from the exons ATGAGGGTGGTCGGGCTCATCAG tggcgGCAAGGACAGCTGCTTTAACATGCTGCAGTGTGTGTCTGCCGGACACTCTATAGTCGCTCTGGCAAACCTCAGACCTGCAGACCACG CGGCTTCAGATGAGCTGGACAGCTACATGTACCAGACTGTGGGTCATCAGGCTGTGGATCTGATAGCAGAGGCCATGGGTTTGCCGCTCTACAGGCGCACTATTGAGGGCTCGAGTGTGCATATCGACAGAGAGTACAGCCCCACTGATGGAGACGAGGTGGAGGATCTCTATCAGCTGCTCAAACACGTCAAG GAGGAGATGCATGTGGACGGCGTGTCTGTCGGAGCCATTCTGTCTGATTATCAGAGAGTACGAGTGGAAAATGT GTGTGCAAGGCTGCAGCTTCAGCCGCTGGCCTACCTGTGGCGTCGAGACCAGGCCGCCCTGCTCTCAGAGATGATATCCAGCGGACTCCATGCCATCCTCATCAAAGTGGCAGCATTCG gtctgcatccagacaaaCATCTAGGAAAATCGCTGGCGGAGATGGAGCTGTATCTGCACGAG ctgTCAGAGAAGTATGGCGTTCACATCTGTGGTGAAGGTGGAGAATACGAGACCTTCACCCTCGACTGTCCGCTCTTCAAAAAGAAGATCATCAT agacgCCACAGAGACCGTCATCCACTCAGATGATGCCTTCGCTCCTGTAGGTTTTTTGCGCTTCACCAAAATGCACACTGAGGACAAGACAGAG ACAAAAACCTGgtcagtaccaattgagcatcaacgccacagcctacctgagtattgctgctga
- the dph6 gene encoding diphthine--ammonia ligase — MRVVGLISGGKDSCFNMLQCVSAGHSIVALANLRPADHAASDELDSYMYQTVGHQAVDLIAEAMGLPLYRRTIEGSSVHIDREYSPTDGDEVEDLYQLLKHVKEEMHVDGVSVGAILSDYQRVRVENVCARLQLQPLAYLWRRDQAALLSEMISSGLHAILIKVAAFGLHPDKHLGKSLAEMELYLHELSEKYGVHICGEGGEYETFTLDCPLFKKKIIIDATETVIHSDDAFAPVGFLRFTKMHTEDKTEVRTL; from the exons ATGAGGGTGGTCGGGCTCATCAG tggcgGCAAGGACAGCTGCTTTAACATGCTGCAGTGTGTGTCTGCCGGACACTCTATAGTCGCTCTGGCAAACCTCAGACCTGCAGACCACG CGGCTTCAGATGAGCTGGACAGCTACATGTACCAGACTGTGGGTCATCAGGCTGTGGATCTGATAGCAGAGGCCATGGGTTTGCCGCTCTACAGGCGCACTATTGAGGGCTCGAGTGTGCATATCGACAGAGAGTACAGCCCCACTGATGGAGACGAGGTGGAGGATCTCTATCAGCTGCTCAAACACGTCAAG GAGGAGATGCATGTGGACGGCGTGTCTGTCGGAGCCATTCTGTCTGATTATCAGAGAGTACGAGTGGAAAATGT GTGTGCAAGGCTGCAGCTTCAGCCGCTGGCCTACCTGTGGCGTCGAGACCAGGCCGCCCTGCTCTCAGAGATGATATCCAGCGGACTCCATGCCATCCTCATCAAAGTGGCAGCATTCG gtctgcatccagacaaaCATCTAGGAAAATCGCTGGCGGAGATGGAGCTGTATCTGCACGAG ctgTCAGAGAAGTATGGCGTTCACATCTGTGGTGAAGGTGGAGAATACGAGACCTTCACCCTCGACTGTCCGCTCTTCAAAAAGAAGATCATCAT agacgCCACAGAGACCGTCATCCACTCAGATGATGCCTTCGCTCCTGTAGGTTTTTTGCGCTTCACCAAAATGCACACTGAGGACAAGACAGAGGTGCGCACACTGTAA